The sequence tatgaattattaaagtaaattattaaagttaaagtaaagtaaaaataaattaaaggtaaagtttaagtatagtaaaagtataaaacaacATAAtaagtataatacgcgtataaatatatataatattaatttaaatcattatatatatttaataaaataaaatataaatatcgttatctttatcatactagttaagtaatgagttgtcaaaagtggttctagatatttataaaagttatatacgttttaataataaagttctttttaaactgaaaacgtttttgtacgtttgaaactaaatagatcaatcgagtctttatgagattcaatcttccactatcctttgtctagttctcaatgattaacaatttgttcttatttataaatcactttaccattttccgaatattgttaaaatagaaagatttctcaaatcaacgtgggcctttcaacagagacttgtaatcataattcaatatatctgataattcaatcatttgatcttatcttctaattccattgataaacattttgaaacagatacaatcatataaagtatttaatctaatattttgtttacgtttcaagttataatatatatacacatatacatatataatcatattcgtttaatggttcgtgaatcgttggaacttggtcaaggttgaatgaatgtatgaacatagtttaaaattcttgaaatttaacttaacaaatattgcttatcgtgtcagaaacatataaagattaaagtttaaatttggttggaaatttccgggttgtcacacgtaaaaacttgtaaaaactatatgatgacatatatatggttatatatatagttaacatgattttattataagtatgtatctcattaggtattttaacaatgagttatatacataaaaataagactattaatttaagaaactcgaaaacgatatatataacgattatcgttataacaacgtcttactaggtacatatgaatcatattaagatattgatacacttggttaattatgttaaatgataagtaaatatattattaagtgtattaacaatgaaatacatatgtaaaaataagactactaacttaatgatttcgaaacgagacatatatgtaacgattatcgttgtaacgacatttaactgtatatatatcatactaagatatattatatatcataatatcatgataatataacaatttaacatctcatttgttataataaacaatgggttaacaacattcaacaagatcgttaacctaaaggtttcaaaacaacatttacatgtaacgactaacgatgacttaacgactcagttaaaatgtatatacatgtagtgttttaatatgtattcatacacttttgaaagacttcaagacacttatcaaaatacttctacttaacaaaaatgcttacaattacatcctcgttcagtttcatcaacaattctactcgtatgcacccgtattcgtactcgtacaatacacagcttttagatgtatgtactattggtatatacactccaattatcagctcttagcagcccatatgagtcacctaacacatgtgggaaccatcatttggcaactagcatgaaatatctcataaaattacaaaaatatgagtaatcattcatgacttatttacatgaaaacaaaattacatatcctttatatctaatccatacaccaacgaccaaaaacacctacaaacactttcattcttcaattttcttcatctaattgatctctctcaagttctatcttcaagttctaagtgttcttcataaatttcaaaagttctagtttcataaaatcaagaatacttccaagattgcaagtttacttccaagttttctaaatccattccaagtaatcatccaagatcaagaaacctttgttacttacagtaggttatctttctaatacaaggtaataatcatattcaaactttaattcaatttctataactataacaatcttatttcgagtggaaatcttacttgaaattgttttcgtgtcatgattctgcttcaagaactttcaagccatccaaggatcctttgaagctagatctatttttctcatttccagtaggtttatccaaggaacttgaggtagtaatgatgttcataacatcattcgattcatacatataaagctatcttattcgaaggtttaaacttgtaatcactagaacatagtttagttaattctaaacttgttcgcaaataaaagttaatccttctaacttgacttttaaaatcaactaaacacatgttctatatctatatgatatgctaacttaatgatttaaaacctggaaacacgaaaaacaccgtaaaaccggatttacgccgtcgtagtaacaccgcggactgttttgggttagttaattaaaaattatgataaactttgatttaaaagttgttattctgggaaaatgatttttattatgaacatgaaactatatccaaaaattatggttaaactcaaagtggaagtatgttttctaaaatggtcatctagacgtcgttctttcgactgaaatgactacctttacaaaaacgacttgtaacttatttttccgactataaacctatactttttatgtttagattcataaaatagagttcaatataaaaccatagcaatttgattcactcaaaacggatttaaaatgaagaagttatgggtaaaacaagattggataatttttctcattttagctacgtgaaaattggtaacaaatctattccaaccataacttaatcaacttgtattgtatactatgtaatcttgagataccatagacacgtatacaatgtttcaacctatcatgtcgacacatctatatatattccggaacaaccatagacactctatatgtgaatgttggagttagctatacagggttgaggttgatttcaaaatatatatagtttgagttgtgatcaatactgagatacgtatacactgggtcgtggattgattcaagataatatttatcgatttatttctgtacatctaactgtggacaactagttgtaggttactaacgaggacagctgacttaataaacttaaaacatcaaaatatattaaaagtgttgtaaatatattttgaacatactttgatatatatgtatatattgttataggttcgtgaatcaaccagtggccaagtcttacttcccgacgaagtaaaaatctgtaaaagtgagttatagtcccacttttaaaatctaatatttttgggatgagaatacatgcaggttttataaatgatttacaaaatagacacaagtacgtgaaactacattctatggttgaattatcgaaatcgaatatgcccctttttattaagtctggtaatctaagaattagggaacagacaccctaattgacgcgaatcctaaagatagatctattgggcctaacaaaccccatccaaagtaccggatgctttagtacttcaaaatttatatcatatccgaagggtgtcccggaatgatggggatattcttatatatgcatcttgttaatgtcggttaccaggtgttcaccatatgaatgatttttatctctatgtatgggatgtgtattgaaatatgaaatcttgtggtctattgttacgatttgatatatatataggttaaacctataactcaccaacatttttattgacgtttaaagcatgtttattctcaggtgaatactaagagcttccgctgttgcatactaaaataaggacaagatttggagtccatgtttgtatgatattgtgtaaaaaaactgcattcaagaaactgatttcgatgtaacatatttgtattgtaaaccattatgtaatggtcgtgtgtaaacaggatattttagattatcattatttgataatctacgtaaagttttttaaacctttatttatgaaataaaggttatggtttgttttaaaaatgaatgcagtctttgaaaaacgtctcatatagaggtcaaaacctcgcaacgaaatcaattaatatggaacgttttaatcaataagaacgagacatttcagtataTAAGTTAAGCGTTGACTTCTAGAAATTATGGGCTTCTGTTATTCTAAtgatatctatagtttctattaaatttCTAAAAAGATGACATCATAAATAAGTTATTTCCTTTAttaaaagaaattaaaaaaaatagaagACATCTAGATGATGTTATTAAACAATTTAATTACAattaaaaaaataatttatttaatattaatttagaaatttaattactccgtaataaatcaTTTACTGAAATCTCGGCAAATAAAATACGGAGTAGCAAAATTTTGTAACACGGCTTTTTTTACGTTATCTCTCTTTACTCTAATTAGAAAAAAATTATGATGCTATACTATTTTAAAAAAACTCACATGGCCAAATTTCAACCATTAGATGTGTTTTTGCCAAAGTAATCTCAACCTTTTAAAATAGATATGTCGTCATTTAAGGATTCAATTGGGAGTTACATGTTTTTATTACTCTTATACCCTCGAATCGTTATGTAGAACCGCTGCAGTTTCTTTTAATTTCTTCCCCTAATATCACAGCCGATGTAATTTCTTTCCTACCATCCACTATCCACTATTAATACACACTTCCCCAATCATGTATCATTCCTTCAATTCCTTTATCCCTTCAATTTGCCCTATAACTGTAGCACAAAGCTCTCAAATCTAGCGATGATTCTTGTGGATGATCAGGTATGATACCGTATATTCAGATTTTtaaatatgttgttgttattatggtTTCTAGCAGCAATAGTTATTAATTTCATCGCAAGGTTTGATTTTTATAGTTCTGTTGACTTATTTTGATATGGGTTTAAAATGATTTTATTTTCTACCATTCGTTATAAACTGCAGATATTTGAATTCGAGATGGACAAATGAACAGGTGAATTTGATAACTGGTATACTCTAGCTCTTTTATGTGGTGTGGTTTGCTTTATGTTTTTATGAATCGGTAATTAGTAGTGATGTAACACAAGATTTCGCTAATTTACTTCTCAAGTTTTAACATCAATAAAGATTGTGTACCAGATATGGTTTCGGTACGTATTTGTGCTGTATTCCTTAAATTGTTTCACAAGAAGGTATGTATTCACTACCCCCTGGTATGTATTTTTATTATTCCAGAAAAAGAAGGTACGTGTTCATTCGAATTAGGGCTTATGTTTTGGTTTAATAAACATTCGAAACAGATAGTTGCAAAACATTGGAACCGTCTTATTAAACAGGTATGTGTTCATTCGAATTAGGGCTTTTGTTTTGGTTTTAATAAACATTTGAAGTTGCAATTGAAGTATCCATTATTCATGAAAACGTTATTAAATCGATATTAATATCCCTGAACAGGTTTTAATAAATCACATTGGAATTTTTTATATGTCAACTCTTCAATTGGAGATTGTGTATCAGGGTATTTCGTTGAACTCGATCATTTTGCTCGGCTACAACTGGTTAGTATCCTTTTCCCAACACTTTTGCAATTTAGCAATCATGATTTATACAATGCACTATTTTTATTAAGGCTGATTGATTCACACAACCATACATCTCAACAATTAGCCATAAGGACATGTTGAAGATGTTAAATTGCAAACATCACATTTGGATTCATAAATCTCCACTTTTATATATTTTGCTAGAGGCTGTTACTATTGACCTATTTAGAAGCAACATATTTcactttgaatttgttccttttttttactaatttgacaATATGAGAAAACTGTAACTAAACAGTTCTTAAACAGAATTTATGTTGTTTTTAACAATCTTTAACTTGGCGTTGCATATTCATAAGAAATTCAAGCAGCCGAGTTTTTAAAACGTTAACCTCTTTTTTTAATAAATTGTGACGATATCTACTCATTTTGTGCGTACCTTGCATGGTGATGAATTGAATCAAGTTCATGGATTACCTATTTAAGCTATTAGTTCGAATTACTCTTAGGATTTTTGACCAATTTTCTATTAATGATCTATCTATATTGGACCGTGTTGCTGCAATTCAACTGTCAATTTATCTATACCTTCAATTCTATCTATTTTAATTGTGCCCATCTCTCACTACCGTAAAAGTATAGTTTGGCCAAATTGTATTTTGACCCATTTTCTATTATCGACTTATGTTGAATGCAGATTAACTATTTACTATGAACTTGCCTAATTTGGACCCATTAACATTTATAACATGTAAAGTTATGTTTTCATTGTTGTGTATATGAAGAGTAATTGTAATACTAAAGATCTATTTTGAAGTTGCATGTGATATTTTAGTAATATTCTTCTAAGATCATATTGTTGATCTTATGCAGGTTTGCTTAATAGTTTATCAAAGTCAAATAAGTACATTTGTTTGTAAGAAATACGACTTCATCGTATAGAATCATAATCCTTGAGAAACAATGATATAAGTAgtcttttttttgtttgtttttaatgCTCGAAGTCTTGAATTGTGAAATACAATATGTTACAAATCTGAATGTAATTTTTTGCTCCATAGTTTTTTATCGCTCTCGCGCTCTTAATCACAGGGTGTGAATCAAATTTGAAGTGTATAGTGATGTTTGTAAATTGTAGCTCGATTATTTTTTTCATCGTGTAAATACATTGGCATAGTACATGGTAAACATATACATAGTATTACTGATAGGGGAGTCCCTCTTTATGTATATCTTTTAAACTTACTGCGAGATTGGGTATTGTTTTAACAACGTATTATTTTATATTACTATTTTATTCGGAGGTTTAATGCTTTTCGTAGTGAACATGCGTTTGGCCTGTTTATGACCTTTCTTAGATTTATTTTTCTAAGACCCGCCCAACGAACACATATTACAAGATTATTGGTCTTAGTTAGAAGCCTTGCGATCAACAACTGTATGAGCTGGTCAGCATTTTTATTTGTTGATGTCGTGTCTTTAATTGTTTATGCTATATCGTTTTTGATTGG comes from Rutidosis leptorrhynchoides isolate AG116_Rl617_1_P2 chromosome 4, CSIRO_AGI_Rlap_v1, whole genome shotgun sequence and encodes:
- the LOC139840027 gene encoding uncharacterized protein isoform X3, whose translation is MIRYLNSRWTNEQVNLITDCVPDMVSVRICAVFLKLFHKKVCIHYPLVCIFIIPEKEGTCSFELGLMFWFNKHSKQIVAKHWNRLIKQVLINHIGIFYMSTLQLEIVYQGISLNSIILLGYNWFA
- the LOC139840027 gene encoding uncharacterized protein isoform X5; protein product: MIRYLNSRWTNEQVNLITDCVPDMVSVRICAVFLKLFHKKIVAKHWNRLIKQVLINHIGIFYMSTLQLEIVYQGISLNSIILLGYNWCCVFHEDGKTRFLQGHYFW
- the LOC139840027 gene encoding uncharacterized protein isoform X1, producing MIRYLNSRWTNEQVNLITDCVPDMVSVRICAVFLKLFHKKVCIHYPLVCIFIIPEKEGTCSFELGLMFWFNKHSKQIVAKHWNRLIKQVLINHIGIFYMSTLQLEIVYQGISLNSIILLGYNWCCVFHEDGKTRFLQGHYFW
- the LOC139840027 gene encoding uncharacterized protein isoform X2, producing MIRYLNSRWTNEQVNLITDMVSVRICAVFLKLFHKKVCIHYPLVCIFIIPEKEGTCSFELGLMFWFNKHSKQIVAKHWNRLIKQVLINHIGIFYMSTLQLEIVYQGISLNSIILLGYNWCCVFHEDGKTRFLQGHYFW
- the LOC139840027 gene encoding uncharacterized protein isoform X4, whose product is MIRYLNSRWTNEQVNLITEKEGTCSFELGLMFWFNKHSKQIVAKHWNRLIKQVLINHIGIFYMSTLQLEIVYQGISLNSIILLGYNWCCVFHEDGKTRFLQGHYFW
- the LOC139840027 gene encoding uncharacterized protein isoform X7, whose protein sequence is MVSVRICAVFLKLFHKKIVAKHWNRLIKQVLINHIGIFYMSTLQLEIVYQGISLNSIILLGYNWCCVFHEDGKTRFLQGHYFW
- the LOC139840027 gene encoding uncharacterized protein isoform X6, whose protein sequence is MIRYLNSRWTNEQVNLITDMVSVRICAVFLKLFHKKIVAKHWNRLIKQVLINHIGIFYMSTLQLEIVYQGISLNSIILLGYNWCCVFHEDGKTRFLQGHYFW